From one Perca fluviatilis chromosome 10, GENO_Pfluv_1.0, whole genome shotgun sequence genomic stretch:
- the LOC120566989 gene encoding uncharacterized protein LOC120566989, with product MILLWVTLLVLHQGYALVPVTTVRLGEPATFTCALHYEEIYHQQLNWYKQSAGETLKLIVTKRESTKPEYAPEFSESRLEIKNDNNFSNLTILRTIQEDEGMYHCAATEWFTSPVWSGTYLLIKGNTQRTSYYTVVQWPTVSDPVRPGDSVTLQCSVLSDSGNKTCPGDDSVFWFRVGSNKSYPDIIYTDRRRHNECNKRSDTQKSCVYRFSKNISSSDAGTYYCAVATCGEILFGDGIKLQIERTASVEFIALVIATVCLVISMTGNIVFICYRTSTPVCSQFKGNASSQARHDNSSQSVHDITEDGPDLNYTALHFSGKKPTRGRKKTELKTEESVYSQVKC from the exons ATGATCCTGTTATGGGTTACACTGCTTGTTCTTCATCAAGGAT atGCGCTAGTTCCAGTTACCACAGTTCGACTTGGTGAACCTGCAACCTTCACGTGTGCTCTCCATTATGAGGAGATTTACCATCAACAGCTCAACTGGTACAAACAGAGTGCCGGGGAAACTCTGAAATTAATTGTGACAAAGCGTGAATCTACAAAACCTGAGTATGCACCAGAGTTTTCTGAATCAAGAttggaaataaaaaatgataacAATTTTAGCAACCTGACCATTCTGAGGACAATCCAAGAAGATGAGGGAATGTATCACTGTGCAGCCACAGAGTGGTTTACAAGTCCTGTATGGAGTGGGACATATTTGTTAATAAAAG GAAACACTCAGAGGACATCATACTATACTGTTGTTCAGTGGCCGACAGTATCTGATCCAGTCCGTCCAGGAGACTCTGTGACTCTCCAGTGTTCAGTCCTCTCCGACTCTGGGAACAAGACGTGTCCAGGAGATGACAGTGTGTTCTGGTTCAGAGTCGGATCAAATAAATCTTATCCGGACATCATCTACACTGATCGAAGAAGACATAATGAATGTAACAAGAGATCTGACACTCAGAAGAGTTGTGTTTATCGCTTCTCTAAGAACATCAGCTCCTCTGATGCCGGGACTTACTACTGTGCTGTGGCCACATGTGGGGAGATATTATTTGGAGATGGAATTAAACTGCAAATCG aGCGAACAGCAAGTGTTGAATTTATTGCGCTGGTGATAGCAACAGTCTGCTTGGTCATTTCTATGACTGGAAACATTGTTTTCATCTGTTACCGAACTTCAACACCAGTATGTTCACAATTTAAAGGTAA CGCCTCTTCCCAAGCAAGACATGACAACTCAAGTCAATCAGTACACGATATT ACTGAAGATGGACCTGATCTGAACTACACTGCATTGCATTTCTCTGGAAAAAAACCTacaagaggaagaaagaagacaGAGTTGAAAACTGAAGAAAGTGTGTACTCTCAAGTTAAATGCTGA